The following are from one region of the uncultured Hyphomonas sp. genome:
- a CDS encoding ABC transporter ATP-binding protein produces the protein MNLTTKSKFDRLEPLDTQGDCDAFLRAENIGVRFAVRGNVRDKGLQDHDPRLIWNHRHQLRGVQALSDISFSLKEGDRLAIVGRNGSGKTTLLQILAGIISPSEGRLVSCGRITSLININIGIQAEATGHRNITLRGLASGYSPKQVEEKRQEIADFSELGDFLGMPMESYSAGMRMRLTFAIATAFNPEVLILDEWLSAGDASFKKRATERMQEFVAKAGILVLASHSSQLILENCATGIWLDGGRIQAAGPVEDVLKEYEKSALQSGAQ, from the coding sequence ATGAATCTTACCACAAAAAGCAAATTCGACCGCCTTGAACCACTAGATACGCAAGGAGACTGCGATGCGTTTCTACGCGCCGAGAATATCGGCGTTCGATTTGCTGTGAGGGGAAATGTTCGCGACAAGGGTCTGCAGGACCATGACCCGCGGCTGATCTGGAACCACCGGCATCAGTTGCGCGGTGTCCAGGCACTTTCCGACATTTCATTTTCACTGAAAGAGGGAGACCGGCTGGCAATCGTTGGCCGGAACGGGTCTGGCAAGACGACCCTGTTGCAGATCCTGGCGGGCATTATCTCTCCCTCCGAAGGACGGCTGGTTTCCTGTGGACGAATCACCAGCCTCATCAACATAAACATCGGCATTCAGGCGGAAGCCACCGGCCACCGCAATATTACATTGCGTGGCCTGGCATCAGGCTATTCCCCCAAACAGGTCGAGGAAAAGCGGCAGGAAATTGCGGACTTTTCCGAGCTTGGTGACTTCCTGGGCATGCCCATGGAGTCCTATTCCGCCGGCATGCGGATGCGCCTGACCTTCGCGATTGCGACCGCCTTCAATCCGGAAGTCCTGATACTCGATGAATGGTTGAGTGCCGGAGATGCGTCATTCAAGAAAAGAGCGACAGAACGAATGCAGGAGTTTGTTGCCAAGGCTGGTATCCTGGTTCTGGCTTCGCACAGCAGTCAACTTATCCTTGAAAACTGCGCAACGGGCATCTGGCTGGATGGCGGCCGGATTCAGGCCGCCGGTCCGGTTGAAGATGTGCTGAAAGAATATGAGAAAAGCGCTTTGCAGTCAGGCGCCCAATAG
- a CDS encoding glycoside hydrolase family 99-like domain-containing protein, with protein sequence MLKPEADNGKEVGGYPEESFDVNEPVGSTGGVIQRLRRRFSIVLRAVWRRLPVPPGMKNRVAGFVFRRMPILVGWSATYRNWKIEEERLAEARLRRAMRQPIDAGRPVYRDLSGLPRPASLLARAIAFYLPQFHPIPENDEWWGQGFTEWTNVRRAKPQFEGHDQPIRPGELGYYDLLQSPHVRRRQAALAKQYGLEAFCFYFYWFAGKRLLEAPIEAWAADEEIDFPFCLCWANENWSRTWDGREQEVLIGQKHSPEDDIAFISYLARYLRNPKYLRVKGRPLVMVYRPGLLPDAKATSKRWRTWCRENGIGEIYLVCTQSFDLSDPAKFGFDAAAEFPPNNMGMAPEEGFVHPVADDFQCKIYDWSELPARAGALPAPSYKLFRGVTPRWDNTARRMSRGTVFVNTDPDLYSAWLRDAALDVGARFSDPSERLVFINSWNEWAEGAHIEPDLTHGYTWLEATRNGLQSDTDADRVEPADLVHDMADNLPVSRRKIIVVVHDLHRHGAQYLSLSFVSVLHSVFGYDVATIACGEGVLAGRFATYGKLVDATPGEVSEDDLREAISGLVQDGYAKAIVNSSASGWIAPYLAEAGIFCIGLVHELPEIIAAMQLETGIRALDEHAGTVVFPSRMVEHRTAKEVLGHDWRNPLISPQGLYKRDGIAGLEEKEPARLRLCAELGLPDTVRFVVGVGYGDRRKGVDIFCRWAVAAARADADAHFIWVGGISEEMDTACQKILADNPEARNNLHFVGFRNDTGDFYAAASLFVLTSREDPFPTTVMEALDAGTPVFMISGTSGVEDLSESGAVTVLPDEAPDGFVNALSVLFKDPENLERVAKEGLDIARSRFGFRSFVGDMLRLLDEPVPRISVVVPNYNYAHHLPQRIASILSQSLPVWEIIFLDDKSSDDSVAVAKELLHNCSIRYRIIENEQNSGSVFAQWQKGVELAEGDIIWIAEADDWAGRDFLKTAALAFRDPEVVVSYTQSNQVSGEGEILAASYLDYVADVDPARWRKPFVTEGLSELANGLSVKNTLPNVSGVLFRRDALKGVLSAHMDEIRSYRVAGDWCVYARMAGEGKFAFDPRPMNYHRRHSESVTISKFGLAEWEEIQRMQEYVAGLCDVSDDMAGRAAAYLDHLAKRL encoded by the coding sequence GTGTTGAAACCAGAGGCGGATAATGGAAAGGAAGTCGGCGGATATCCGGAAGAGAGTTTTGACGTGAATGAGCCTGTTGGATCAACCGGGGGAGTGATCCAGAGATTGCGCCGCAGATTTTCAATCGTTCTGAGAGCTGTCTGGCGGCGTCTGCCCGTGCCCCCCGGCATGAAAAACCGGGTTGCCGGATTTGTCTTCCGCCGAATGCCCATCCTGGTCGGCTGGAGCGCCACCTACCGGAACTGGAAGATCGAAGAGGAACGGCTGGCAGAGGCACGCCTGCGCCGGGCCATGCGTCAGCCGATCGATGCGGGGCGGCCTGTCTACAGAGACTTGTCGGGCCTGCCGCGGCCGGCATCGCTGCTGGCGCGCGCAATTGCATTCTATCTGCCGCAGTTCCACCCCATTCCCGAGAACGATGAGTGGTGGGGGCAGGGGTTTACCGAGTGGACCAATGTCCGCCGCGCCAAACCTCAGTTCGAGGGGCATGATCAGCCGATCCGCCCGGGGGAATTGGGCTATTATGACCTGCTGCAGTCCCCCCATGTCCGGCGGAGGCAGGCTGCGTTGGCAAAGCAATATGGCCTGGAGGCGTTCTGTTTCTATTTCTACTGGTTTGCCGGGAAGCGCCTGTTGGAAGCCCCGATCGAGGCCTGGGCGGCGGACGAGGAAATCGACTTCCCGTTCTGCCTCTGCTGGGCCAATGAAAACTGGAGCCGCACATGGGACGGGCGCGAACAGGAAGTCCTGATCGGGCAGAAGCACAGCCCTGAAGACGATATCGCCTTCATCTCTTATCTGGCACGTTACCTTCGCAATCCGAAATATCTGCGCGTCAAAGGGCGGCCTTTGGTCATGGTCTACAGGCCGGGGCTGTTGCCCGACGCGAAAGCGACGTCGAAACGCTGGCGGACCTGGTGCCGCGAAAATGGCATTGGTGAGATCTATCTCGTTTGTACACAATCGTTCGATCTGTCGGATCCCGCCAAATTCGGATTTGACGCCGCGGCTGAATTTCCGCCGAACAATATGGGGATGGCACCGGAGGAGGGGTTTGTTCATCCGGTGGCGGATGATTTTCAATGCAAGATCTATGATTGGTCCGAGCTGCCTGCACGAGCCGGTGCGCTGCCAGCGCCATCCTATAAATTATTCCGGGGTGTGACGCCCCGCTGGGACAATACAGCCCGGCGGATGAGCCGCGGTACCGTGTTCGTAAACACGGACCCGGACCTGTATTCCGCCTGGCTTCGGGACGCGGCGCTTGATGTCGGAGCCCGGTTCAGCGATCCGTCCGAACGCCTGGTTTTCATCAATTCCTGGAACGAGTGGGCTGAGGGTGCCCATATCGAACCAGACCTGACGCATGGCTATACCTGGCTGGAAGCGACACGAAACGGTCTGCAGTCGGATACGGATGCCGACCGTGTGGAGCCGGCAGACCTGGTGCACGACATGGCCGACAATCTGCCGGTCAGCCGCCGCAAAATCATCGTCGTCGTGCACGATCTGCACCGGCATGGGGCACAATACCTCTCGCTCAGTTTTGTGTCGGTGCTTCACAGCGTGTTTGGCTATGACGTCGCCACGATCGCTTGCGGCGAAGGAGTCCTCGCAGGACGCTTCGCCACCTATGGCAAGCTGGTGGATGCAACGCCCGGCGAGGTCAGCGAAGACGATCTGCGTGAAGCAATATCCGGATTGGTCCAGGACGGTTATGCCAAGGCGATTGTCAATTCATCCGCATCAGGATGGATCGCGCCATATCTCGCAGAAGCGGGCATCTTCTGTATCGGCCTGGTGCACGAGCTGCCCGAGATCATAGCGGCGATGCAGCTGGAGACAGGTATCCGGGCACTGGATGAACATGCCGGGACGGTGGTGTTTCCCTCACGAATGGTCGAGCATCGCACCGCAAAGGAAGTGCTTGGTCACGATTGGCGCAATCCCCTGATCTCGCCTCAGGGTCTCTATAAGCGGGATGGCATCGCGGGTCTGGAGGAAAAAGAACCGGCCCGTCTGCGCCTGTGCGCGGAACTCGGGCTGCCGGATACTGTACGATTTGTGGTGGGGGTCGGCTATGGAGACCGGCGCAAGGGCGTGGACATCTTCTGCCGCTGGGCGGTCGCGGCGGCGCGGGCGGATGCAGATGCCCACTTTATCTGGGTAGGCGGAATATCCGAGGAAATGGATACAGCCTGCCAGAAGATCCTGGCGGACAACCCGGAAGCCAGAAACAATCTGCATTTCGTTGGATTCCGGAACGATACCGGCGACTTTTATGCGGCGGCGAGCCTGTTCGTGCTCACATCGAGAGAAGACCCTTTCCCGACAACCGTGATGGAAGCCCTGGATGCGGGCACACCTGTTTTCATGATTTCGGGCACGAGCGGGGTGGAGGATCTCTCTGAGTCCGGGGCTGTCACCGTCCTGCCGGATGAGGCGCCGGACGGTTTCGTGAATGCGCTGAGCGTGCTGTTCAAGGATCCAGAGAACCTGGAGCGCGTCGCAAAAGAAGGTCTGGATATCGCTCGCAGCCGATTTGGCTTTCGGAGTTTTGTTGGCGACATGCTGCGCTTGCTGGATGAGCCCGTGCCGAGGATTTCAGTCGTCGTGCCCAATTATAACTATGCGCACCATCTGCCCCAGCGCATTGCGTCGATTCTGAGCCAGTCCCTTCCTGTCTGGGAGATCATCTTCCTTGACGACAAATCATCTGATGACAGTGTCGCCGTTGCGAAGGAGCTGCTGCACAATTGTTCCATCCGATACCGGATTATCGAGAACGAACAGAATTCCGGTTCGGTCTTTGCCCAATGGCAGAAGGGGGTGGAGCTTGCTGAGGGCGACATCATCTGGATCGCAGAAGCGGACGATTGGGCCGGGCGCGATTTCCTGAAAACAGCTGCCCTTGCCTTCAGGGATCCGGAAGTCGTCGTATCGTATACCCAATCGAACCAGGTCAGCGGGGAAGGGGAAATCCTCGCCGCGAGCTATCTCGATTATGTTGCGGATGTTGATCCGGCGCGCTGGCGCAAGCCTTTTGTGACGGAAGGGCTATCGGAACTGGCCAATGGATTGTCGGTCAAGAACACGCTGCCGAATGTGAGTGGCGTTTTGTTCCGGAGGGATGCTTTGAAGGGCGTGCTCAGCGCGCACATGGACGAGATCCGGTCATACCGGGTGGCGGGAGACTGGTGCGTCTATGCGCGCATGGCCGGAGAAGGCAAATTCGCCTTCGACCCCCGCCCCATGAACTATCATCGCCGGCATTCGGAGAGTGTGACGATCTCAAAATTCGGGCTGGCGGAGTGGGAAGAAATCCAGCGTATGCAGGAATATGTGGCTGGCTTATGTGATGTCAGCGACGACATGGCCGGGCGGGCAGCCGCGTATCTCGATCACTTGGCCAAACGCCTTTAG
- a CDS encoding glycosyltransferase, which translates to MESPIQQGKAAIRRMILPQPGVRTITFRENSPLVVAGMFRTGNGIGRAARACYEALNKEGLSPIAVDLSDLFSQADTVSTVPLSGMPNTRSGTLILFANAPETERALMSLGLRRWHDWRIIGAWAWELPVGPKSWSRQARMLSEIWYPSRYVHDALHGNAATGHRIVPHYVPASPMPSRPLQASASDGVNLRVLCIADGRSSLPRKNLLSAIRMFSRAFTNGEQAELILKCRNLEEFPAYQRDVMQAAAQDPRIRVINRTLPQDEHDALLAQSDVLISPHRAEGFGLNLAEAMACGKAVIATGWSGNLEFMNAKNSILLPFHLIPVRDPSGIYSGFDGAQWAEAEIEAGAQALRDLYDSPSSVANLSDAAYNSISRILIPDRYTDALFGRDDAVAQARDTVRNTV; encoded by the coding sequence ATGGAATCGCCGATACAGCAAGGGAAAGCCGCAATCCGGCGCATGATCCTGCCCCAGCCGGGGGTGCGCACAATCACCTTTCGCGAGAACAGTCCGCTGGTCGTCGCCGGCATGTTCCGGACGGGCAATGGCATCGGCCGCGCAGCGCGCGCCTGCTATGAGGCCTTGAACAAGGAAGGCCTCTCCCCGATCGCGGTGGACCTCAGCGACCTGTTTTCCCAGGCCGACACGGTCAGCACCGTGCCTCTGTCGGGCATGCCGAACACGCGCAGCGGGACGCTGATCCTGTTCGCCAACGCGCCGGAAACCGAACGCGCCCTGATGAGCCTCGGCCTGCGCCGCTGGCATGACTGGCGGATCATCGGTGCCTGGGCCTGGGAGCTGCCCGTCGGCCCGAAAAGCTGGTCCCGGCAGGCGCGCATGCTTTCGGAGATCTGGTATCCCAGCCGCTATGTGCACGATGCCCTGCACGGGAATGCTGCGACAGGCCATCGCATCGTCCCGCACTATGTGCCGGCGAGCCCGATGCCGTCCCGTCCCCTGCAGGCAAGCGCAAGTGACGGTGTGAACCTGCGCGTGCTCTGCATCGCGGATGGACGCTCATCCCTGCCGCGCAAGAATCTCCTCTCTGCGATCCGGATGTTTTCGCGTGCCTTCACGAATGGCGAGCAGGCCGAGCTGATCCTCAAATGCCGAAATCTGGAAGAGTTTCCGGCTTATCAGCGCGACGTCATGCAGGCCGCCGCGCAGGATCCGCGTATCCGGGTGATCAACCGCACCCTGCCGCAGGACGAGCACGACGCCCTTCTGGCCCAAAGCGACGTGCTCATCTCGCCGCACCGGGCTGAGGGCTTTGGCCTGAACCTCGCCGAGGCGATGGCCTGCGGCAAGGCGGTGATCGCCACAGGCTGGTCCGGCAATCTCGAATTCATGAACGCGAAGAACTCGATCCTGCTGCCGTTCCACCTGATCCCCGTGCGGGATCCGAGCGGCATCTATAGCGGGTTCGACGGCGCGCAATGGGCCGAAGCGGAAATCGAGGCCGGCGCGCAGGCCCTGCGGGATCTTTATGACAGCCCGTCCTCGGTCGCCAATTTATCGGACGCCGCATATAATTCGATCAGCCGGATCCTGATACCGGACCGCTATACCGACGCCCTGTTCGGCCGGGATGACGCTGTCGCCCAGGCACGGGACACTGTCCGAAATACGGTGTAA
- a CDS encoding sulfatase, which yields MTETRPNILFIVADDLNAWIGALGRHPQTRTPNIDRLAARGANFTHAYCSAPYCNASRMSVFTGMLPPNNGVYQNEPFWGSDRRRPTYFEALREQGYACHGAGKVFHGTFDYATAGRTRAPLAGWRPAHPHDEVWDHFDHSTAEPMPPNRPLNGMFNFDRFDEVSPWNHLFDWGILPEDREAETPDALTVSAAERLLAAPPADKPFLFAAGLYKPHLPWYAPQRFFDMFPLDKVIVPVVRDDDLDDVPPIARQWALNPPDHETVTRAGQWRHAVRGYLAAIAYCDEQIGRLIDAVDASPAADNTIIVLWGDNGFHLGEKLHWRKFVLWEEATRVPFIVVPPARAGIAPARLRDPSSLIDLFPTLFDMAGLDPLPGVDGTSLLPLIRGETLPPRPAVTTWQKGNHSIRFGHWRYTRYRDGTENSTIRPATRWNGPTSPAIRNSRAGGPRERL from the coding sequence ATGACCGAGACCCGCCCCAACATCCTCTTTATCGTTGCCGACGATCTCAATGCCTGGATCGGGGCGCTTGGCCGGCATCCGCAAACACGGACGCCAAACATCGACCGGCTGGCCGCGCGCGGGGCGAACTTCACCCACGCCTATTGTTCGGCGCCCTATTGCAATGCCAGCCGCATGTCGGTGTTTACCGGCATGCTGCCGCCGAACAACGGCGTCTACCAGAATGAACCCTTCTGGGGCAGCGACCGTCGCCGGCCGACCTATTTCGAAGCCCTGCGGGAGCAAGGCTATGCCTGCCACGGCGCCGGCAAGGTGTTCCACGGCACGTTCGACTATGCCACGGCGGGGCGCACGCGCGCACCACTTGCGGGCTGGAGGCCGGCCCACCCGCATGACGAGGTCTGGGACCATTTCGACCATAGCACGGCAGAGCCCATGCCGCCGAACCGGCCCCTGAACGGCATGTTCAATTTCGACCGGTTCGACGAGGTCTCCCCCTGGAACCACCTTTTCGACTGGGGCATCCTGCCGGAAGACCGCGAAGCCGAAACGCCTGATGCGCTGACGGTGTCCGCCGCCGAGCGCCTCCTCGCCGCCCCGCCCGCGGACAAGCCATTCCTGTTCGCGGCCGGCCTCTACAAGCCGCACCTGCCCTGGTACGCGCCCCAGCGCTTCTTCGACATGTTTCCGCTGGACAAGGTCATCGTGCCTGTCGTGCGCGACGACGATCTGGACGATGTGCCGCCGATTGCCCGCCAATGGGCGCTGAACCCGCCCGACCATGAGACCGTCACCCGCGCCGGGCAGTGGCGTCATGCCGTGCGCGGCTATCTCGCCGCTATCGCCTATTGCGACGAACAGATCGGCCGCCTGATAGATGCGGTCGACGCCTCACCCGCCGCCGACAATACGATCATCGTCCTCTGGGGCGACAATGGCTTCCACCTCGGGGAAAAGCTGCACTGGCGGAAATTCGTACTGTGGGAAGAAGCGACCCGCGTGCCGTTCATTGTTGTTCCGCCCGCACGGGCCGGCATCGCCCCCGCCCGGCTGCGCGATCCTTCCAGCCTGATCGACCTGTTTCCCACCCTGTTCGACATGGCCGGGCTGGACCCGCTGCCCGGCGTTGACGGCACATCCCTCCTGCCCCTGATCCGGGGCGAAACGCTGCCGCCCCGCCCGGCGGTCACCACCTGGCAGAAGGGCAACCACTCCATCCGCTTCGGCCATTGGCGCTACACCCGCTATCGTGACGGCACCGAGAACTCTACGATCAGGCCAGCGACCCGATGGAATGGACCAACCTCGCCGGCGATCCGCAATTCGCGCGCTGGCGGGCCGAGGGAGCGGCTCTGA
- a CDS encoding sulfotransferase domain-containing protein — MPAERVDLFIAGVQKAATTTLHAHLAGHPDVMTATAKEPHFFDNEALDWTAPDYAGLHDRFDGVQAGRVALDATPIYTFWPPSLARLQAYNPGARLIVVFRDPIERAWSHWRMETSRNAETLGFSEAIRDGRARLDPANPLARIWRVASYVERGFYAGQVRRLLDFFPREQLLFLDSRSLTGDLESVLARVSDFAGIAPFEAVHPLEVHVGNRAFGTIPPEDAAYLRELFRDDLLEFATLTEIDVSSWPTLNPDEPIR; from the coding sequence ATGCCGGCTGAACGCGTAGACCTGTTCATCGCCGGGGTTCAGAAAGCGGCGACGACAACCCTCCACGCCCACCTGGCCGGACATCCGGACGTCATGACCGCCACGGCCAAGGAGCCACATTTCTTCGACAATGAGGCCCTCGACTGGACCGCGCCGGACTATGCCGGGCTACATGACCGGTTCGACGGCGTGCAGGCCGGCCGCGTCGCGCTCGACGCCACGCCGATCTACACTTTCTGGCCGCCATCGCTCGCGCGCCTGCAGGCCTACAATCCGGGCGCCCGGCTGATCGTCGTCTTCCGCGACCCGATCGAGCGGGCCTGGTCGCACTGGCGGATGGAGACCTCCCGCAATGCGGAGACGCTGGGGTTTTCCGAGGCGATCCGTGACGGCCGGGCGAGGCTCGATCCGGCCAACCCGCTGGCGCGTATCTGGCGCGTCGCATCCTATGTCGAACGCGGCTTCTATGCAGGCCAGGTCAGACGCCTGCTCGACTTTTTCCCGCGCGAGCAACTCCTGTTTCTCGACAGCCGGTCGCTGACCGGTGATCTGGAATCCGTACTCGCCCGCGTCTCAGACTTTGCCGGGATCGCGCCGTTCGAAGCGGTCCATCCGCTGGAGGTGCATGTCGGGAACCGGGCCTTCGGCACGATCCCACCAGAAGACGCCGCCTATCTTCGCGAACTTTTCCGCGACGATCTGCTTGAATTTGCAACTCTCACGGAAATTGACGTGTCGAGTTGGCCAACCCTCAACCCTGATGAGCCCATCCGATGA
- the rfbC gene encoding dTDP-4-dehydrorhamnose 3,5-epimerase, whose product MALKVESLAISDVKLVTPDRFGDDRGFFSETYNAERFKAAGIDADFIQDNHSLSAQRGTVRGLHFQAPPFAQAKLVRVLRGSIIDVAVDVRKGSPTYGKWVSAELSAQNGVQIFVPRGFLHGFATLEPDTEIAYKVDNYYSKECDGAVLWCDETLGIDWGIPAEEGVLSEKDAKAQRFADFDSPF is encoded by the coding sequence ATGGCCCTCAAGGTGGAATCACTTGCCATTTCCGATGTAAAGCTGGTGACACCAGACCGGTTTGGGGATGATCGCGGCTTCTTTAGCGAAACCTACAATGCCGAGCGCTTCAAGGCAGCAGGCATCGATGCCGACTTCATCCAGGACAATCATTCCCTGTCGGCCCAGAGGGGCACGGTGCGCGGCCTCCATTTCCAGGCGCCGCCCTTCGCGCAGGCAAAGCTGGTACGCGTGCTGCGCGGGTCGATCATCGATGTGGCCGTGGACGTGCGGAAGGGCTCGCCGACCTATGGCAAATGGGTCAGCGCTGAGCTGAGCGCGCAGAACGGCGTGCAGATCTTTGTGCCGCGCGGTTTCCTGCACGGCTTTGCGACGCTCGAGCCCGATACCGAGATCGCCTACAAGGTGGACAATTACTATTCGAAGGAATGCGACGGCGCGGTGCTGTGGTGCGACGAGACGCTGGGCATCGACTGGGGGATTCCGGCCGAAGAGGGCGTGCTCTCCGAGAAGGACGCCAAGGCCCAGCGCTTTGCGGATTTCGACTCGCCGTTCTGA
- a CDS encoding DUF2793 domain-containing protein: MDTSPRLALPYLLPNQAQKHVTHNEALRRLDAMVQLSVAGRDLTAPPASPGEGECWLVAAGATGDWAGHENEIAAWQDGAWAFIAPGAGWLAWVANEAALCVWSGSAWQEALQNIPHLGIGTEADAANPFAAKLNKALWSARYAAEGGDGDLRYTMNKEAPGDTLSLLMQSGWSGRAELGLTGDDDLHLKVSADGTAWKEAMTVERASGTVRFPQGQAHALSGLALSDLVFTPGGDGTVSIWRIEESHGQNPRGATIAGVSGDTLSLSASVAGQFGRWTGYMTGVSMVRIWNMSLDPVQSAWVKASPSDTQLTVHDAADLAGWTAGHTIQLGDPETITPGRVIAVDISPMLENLFGAAFPQRGLMLRSTLFGDTAGDLLGVTPTGGAGSNMNSATTQVPGIRAGDGATLIACSEPSPVSDSNLIFVTETFASTAGIELLSCMGVFV, encoded by the coding sequence ATGGATACCTCGCCGCGCCTTGCCCTGCCTTACCTGCTGCCGAACCAGGCGCAGAAGCACGTCACCCATAATGAAGCCCTGCGGCGCCTGGATGCGATGGTGCAGCTCAGCGTGGCCGGCCGGGACCTGACCGCCCCGCCGGCGAGCCCCGGGGAGGGCGAATGCTGGCTGGTGGCCGCCGGGGCGACCGGAGACTGGGCCGGCCATGAGAACGAGATCGCCGCCTGGCAGGACGGGGCCTGGGCCTTCATCGCGCCGGGCGCAGGCTGGTTGGCCTGGGTGGCGAACGAGGCGGCGCTGTGCGTCTGGTCCGGCTCTGCCTGGCAGGAGGCGCTGCAGAACATTCCCCATCTCGGGATCGGTACGGAGGCCGACGCGGCCAATCCCTTTGCGGCCAAGCTGAACAAGGCGCTGTGGAGCGCGCGCTATGCGGCAGAGGGCGGGGACGGGGATTTGCGCTACACGATGAACAAGGAGGCGCCGGGCGACACGCTGTCCCTGCTGATGCAGTCCGGCTGGTCCGGCCGGGCGGAGCTGGGTCTGACGGGCGACGACGACCTGCACCTGAAGGTCAGCGCCGACGGGACGGCCTGGAAGGAGGCGATGACGGTTGAGCGGGCCAGCGGCACGGTGCGTTTCCCGCAGGGCCAGGCGCATGCCCTGTCGGGCCTCGCGCTCAGCGACCTCGTCTTCACGCCGGGCGGGGACGGGACCGTCTCCATCTGGCGCATCGAGGAGAGCCACGGGCAGAACCCGCGCGGTGCGACGATTGCGGGGGTCTCGGGTGACACGCTCAGCCTGAGTGCGTCTGTGGCGGGGCAGTTCGGCCGCTGGACCGGATATATGACCGGCGTATCGATGGTGCGCATCTGGAATATGAGCCTCGACCCGGTGCAGAGCGCATGGGTGAAGGCGAGTCCTTCGGACACGCAGCTGACCGTTCATGATGCCGCAGACCTTGCCGGCTGGACCGCGGGTCACACGATCCAGCTCGGCGATCCGGAGACCATCACGCCCGGCCGGGTGATCGCGGTGGACATTTCGCCCATGCTGGAAAACCTGTTCGGGGCAGCGTTCCCGCAGCGCGGCCTGATGCTGCGCTCCACCCTGTTCGGCGACACGGCGGGCGACCTGCTGGGCGTAACGCCGACGGGGGGGGCCGGCTCGAACATGAACAGCGCGACCACCCAGGTGCCCGGCATCCGCGCCGGAGACGGCGCCACACTCATTGCCTGTTCCGAGCCGTCGCCGGTCTCGGACTCGAACCTGATTTTTGTGACCGAGACCTTCGCCTCGACCGCGGGGATCGAGCTGCTCAGCTGTATGGGCGTGTTCGTCTGA
- a CDS encoding ABC transporter permease, whose protein sequence is MNRAIKVSTTDRFSPTIVVNDLLDGAKRVHLWLAFASDEIQNRYRRSKLGLTWIVLSYLIFVGSISLFFGNFSDLAHQNFTVYVAINFAIFTFLLANITDGCAVFRVARSWISSVPLPHSIYVYKSIARALFVFAINMVVALGIFFLFGHKLALVALEAIPAFLLLLVNCVLLQMILGYIAARFRDIEHLVQSITRILFFTTPVLWVRQEHATPGLRNTISEMNPLTHGVEIFAAPILGKHADPHSWYYVLCMTAVLFVAALIVGGFSHRRLPYWL, encoded by the coding sequence ATGAACAGAGCCATAAAAGTGTCCACTACGGACCGGTTCAGTCCCACTATTGTCGTGAACGATCTCTTGGATGGTGCAAAACGCGTCCATCTCTGGCTCGCTTTTGCGTCTGACGAGATTCAGAACCGCTACAGGCGAAGCAAGCTGGGCCTTACCTGGATTGTTCTGTCGTACCTGATCTTTGTAGGCTCTATATCCCTTTTTTTTGGTAACTTTTCTGACCTTGCGCATCAGAACTTCACTGTTTACGTCGCGATTAATTTCGCGATCTTCACCTTTCTTCTTGCGAACATTACAGATGGCTGCGCCGTCTTCCGCGTCGCGCGCAGTTGGATAAGCAGTGTTCCGCTGCCGCATTCTATCTATGTCTACAAAAGCATCGCGCGTGCGCTCTTCGTCTTTGCCATCAACATGGTCGTCGCGCTGGGAATATTCTTCCTGTTCGGGCACAAGCTCGCGCTTGTTGCATTGGAGGCAATTCCTGCCTTTCTTCTGTTGTTGGTGAACTGCGTGCTCCTTCAGATGATTCTCGGCTACATCGCTGCCCGCTTCCGGGACATCGAACATCTTGTTCAGTCGATCACCCGGATATTGTTTTTCACGACACCCGTTCTTTGGGTCCGGCAGGAACACGCGACGCCCGGGCTCCGCAATACAATTTCAGAAATGAACCCACTGACCCACGGGGTCGAAATCTTCGCGGCTCCCATCCTGGGAAAGCACGCGGATCCGCATAGCTGGTACTATGTCTTGTGCATGACAGCCGTTCTGTTCGTGGCGGCGTTGATCGTTGGGGGCTTTTCTCACCGCCGACTCCCCTATTGGTTATAG